One region of Mycolicibacterium insubricum genomic DNA includes:
- a CDS encoding electron transfer flavoprotein subunit beta/FixA family protein — MTNIVVLIKQVPDTWSERKLSDGDFTLDREAADAVLDEINERAVEEALLIKEKQGDGTVTVLTAGPERASEAIRKALSMGADKAVHIKDDGLHGSDIIQTGWALARALGAIEGTELVIAGNESTDGVGGAVPAIIAEYLGLPQLTHIRKLTVDGDKVTAERETDEGVFTLEATLPAIVSVNEKINEPRFPSFKGIMAAKKKEVTELTLADIGVEADEVGVANAGSTVLSSTPKPAKTAGEKIADEGDGGTKIAQYLVAQKLI; from the coding sequence ATGACGAACATCGTGGTCCTGATCAAACAGGTCCCGGACACCTGGTCGGAGCGCAAGCTCTCGGACGGCGACTTCACGCTGGACCGTGAGGCCGCCGACGCCGTCCTGGACGAGATCAACGAGCGCGCCGTCGAAGAGGCGCTGCTGATCAAGGAGAAGCAGGGCGACGGCACCGTCACCGTGCTGACCGCCGGTCCCGAGCGGGCCAGCGAGGCGATCCGCAAGGCGCTGTCGATGGGTGCCGACAAGGCCGTCCACATCAAGGACGACGGCCTGCACGGCTCCGACATCATCCAGACCGGTTGGGCCCTGGCCCGCGCGCTGGGCGCCATCGAGGGCACCGAGCTGGTCATCGCGGGCAACGAGTCCACCGACGGTGTCGGCGGCGCGGTGCCGGCGATCATCGCCGAGTACCTGGGCCTGCCGCAGCTGACTCACATCCGCAAGCTCACCGTTGACGGCGACAAGGTCACCGCCGAGCGGGAGACCGACGAGGGCGTGTTCACCCTGGAGGCGACCCTGCCGGCCATCGTGAGCGTCAACGAGAAGATCAACGAGCCGCGCTTCCCGTCCTTCAAGGGCATCATGGCCGCCAAGAAGAAGGAAGTCACCGAGCTGACTCTGGCCGACATCGGCGTGGAGGCCGACGAGGTCGGTGTCGCCAACGCCGGTTCCACCGTGCTGTCGTCGACCCCGAAGCCGGCCAAGACCGCCGGTGAGAAGATCGCCGACGAGGGCGACGGCGGCACCAAGATCGCCCAGTACCTGGTCGCGCAGAAGCTCATCTAA
- a CDS encoding electron transfer flavoprotein subunit alpha/FixB family protein, which yields MAEVLVLVEHADGALKKVTNELITAARALGEPSAVVVGAPGTADALVDGLKAAGAAKIYVAESADVDSVLVTPYVDVLASLVETAAPAGVLIAANADGKEIAGRLAARIGSGLLVDVIEVKEGGKGIHSIFGGAFTVEAQVNGDTPVITVRPGGVEAADAAGAGELVTVEVPAAAENATRITAREPVVAGDRPELTEASIVVAGGRGVGSAEKFSVVEELADAFGAAVGASRAAVDSGYYPGQFQIGQTGKTVSPQLYIALGISGAIQHRAGMQTSKTIVAVNKDEEAPIFEIADYGIVGDLFNVAPQLTEAVKARKG from the coding sequence ATGGCAGAAGTACTTGTGCTCGTCGAGCACGCCGATGGTGCCCTCAAGAAGGTCACCAATGAGCTCATCACCGCCGCCCGTGCCCTCGGTGAGCCGTCCGCCGTCGTCGTCGGTGCCCCCGGCACCGCCGACGCGCTGGTCGATGGCCTCAAGGCCGCCGGCGCCGCCAAGATCTACGTCGCCGAGTCGGCCGACGTGGACAGCGTCCTGGTCACCCCGTACGTGGACGTGCTGGCTTCCCTGGTCGAGACCGCCGCTCCGGCCGGTGTGCTGATCGCCGCCAACGCCGACGGCAAGGAGATCGCCGGCCGGCTGGCCGCCCGCATCGGGTCGGGCCTGCTGGTCGACGTGATCGAGGTCAAGGAGGGTGGCAAGGGCATCCACAGCATCTTCGGTGGCGCCTTCACCGTCGAGGCTCAGGTCAACGGTGACACCCCGGTGATCACCGTGCGCCCCGGTGGCGTGGAGGCCGCCGACGCCGCCGGCGCCGGCGAGCTGGTCACCGTCGAGGTGCCCGCCGCCGCCGAGAACGCCACCCGGATCACCGCCCGCGAGCCCGTCGTCGCCGGTGACCGTCCGGAGCTGACCGAGGCCTCGATCGTCGTGGCCGGTGGCCGCGGTGTGGGCTCGGCCGAGAAGTTCTCGGTCGTCGAGGAGCTCGCCGACGCGTTCGGTGCCGCCGTCGGTGCCTCGCGTGCCGCCGTCGACTCCGGCTACTACCCGGGCCAGTTCCAGATCGGCCAGACCGGTAAGACCGTGTCCCCGCAGCTGTACATCGCCCTGGGCATCTCCGGCGCGATCCAGCACCGGGCCGGTATGCAGACGTCCAAGACCATCGTTGCGGTCAACAAGGACGAAGAGGCGCCGATCTTCGAGATCGCCGACTACGGCATCGTGGGCGACCTGTTCAACGTCGCCCCGCAGCTGACCGAGGCGGTCAAGGCTCGTAAGGGCTGA
- a CDS encoding flavin-containing monooxygenase, with the protein MEHDPAVPLGDGGPFDPDALRQRYSAERARRLRSDGLGQYVEIAGRFAGFGDDPWADPGFTRDPLTDEVDVAIIGAGFGGLLTGARLRELGVRNLRLIDKAADVGGTWYWNRYPGIACDVESYVYLPLLEELGYLPTEKYVKGAEILAHCQAIARHYDLYRNACLQTEVTEIRWVPDDSRWLITTDHGDAIRARFVSMANGYLQKPKLPGIVGISEFAGHAFHTSRWDYTYTGADLEHLADKRVGIVGTGATAIQCVPKIAPATGELFVFQRTPSTVDVRANAPTDPAWAASLQPGWQQRRIENFQLLTAGGEADEDLVADAWTSLAKAMPIAKAGTDPRASAAELADFAKMEQIRARVDALVDDPATAEGLKPWYGYYCKRPCFHDEYLQTFNRDNVTLVDTRGAGVQQITPAGVLVRDDDGTATEYPLDCLIFATGFEVGTDYRRRTGFEVIGRDGVTLSEKWADGVRTLHGLHVNGFPNCFIASIAQSGFTVNFPYLIGTQARHTAWVIAWALHHGVDEIEATAEAETAWVNTVLDRSVVIAGRRESCTPGYYNREGQVSARLNQDSYFFGGPTEYADILEAWREAENLDGLTVTVRGRL; encoded by the coding sequence ATGGAGCACGACCCCGCGGTACCGCTCGGTGACGGCGGCCCGTTCGACCCCGATGCCCTGCGGCAGCGGTACTCGGCCGAACGCGCCCGGCGGCTGCGCTCCGACGGCCTGGGCCAGTACGTCGAGATCGCCGGGCGGTTCGCGGGATTCGGCGACGACCCGTGGGCCGATCCCGGTTTCACCCGGGATCCGCTGACCGACGAGGTCGACGTCGCCATCATCGGCGCGGGTTTCGGCGGGTTGCTCACCGGCGCCCGGCTGCGCGAACTGGGCGTGCGGAACCTGCGGCTGATCGACAAGGCCGCCGACGTGGGCGGCACCTGGTACTGGAACCGCTACCCCGGAATCGCCTGCGACGTCGAGTCCTACGTGTACCTGCCGCTGCTGGAGGAACTCGGCTACCTGCCGACCGAGAAATACGTCAAGGGCGCCGAGATCCTCGCCCACTGCCAGGCCATCGCCCGGCACTACGACCTCTACCGCAACGCCTGCCTGCAGACCGAGGTCACCGAAATCCGTTGGGTCCCCGACGATTCCCGCTGGCTGATCACCACCGACCACGGTGACGCGATTCGGGCCCGGTTCGTCTCCATGGCCAACGGCTATCTGCAGAAGCCCAAACTTCCCGGCATCGTCGGTATCTCGGAATTCGCCGGACACGCCTTCCACACCAGCCGGTGGGATTACACCTACACCGGCGCCGATCTGGAACACCTGGCCGACAAACGGGTCGGCATCGTCGGCACCGGGGCCACCGCCATCCAGTGCGTACCGAAGATCGCGCCGGCGACCGGCGAACTGTTCGTCTTCCAGCGCACCCCGTCCACCGTCGACGTGCGGGCCAACGCCCCCACCGACCCGGCCTGGGCCGCGAGCCTGCAACCGGGCTGGCAGCAGCGGCGGATCGAGAACTTCCAGCTGCTCACCGCCGGCGGCGAGGCCGACGAGGACCTGGTCGCCGACGCTTGGACCAGCCTGGCCAAGGCGATGCCGATCGCGAAGGCGGGCACCGATCCCCGGGCGTCGGCGGCCGAACTCGCCGATTTCGCCAAGATGGAGCAGATCCGGGCCCGGGTCGACGCGCTGGTCGACGACCCGGCCACGGCCGAGGGACTCAAACCCTGGTACGGCTACTACTGCAAGCGACCGTGTTTCCACGACGAGTACCTGCAGACCTTCAACCGCGACAACGTCACCCTGGTGGACACCCGCGGCGCGGGCGTGCAGCAGATCACCCCGGCGGGCGTCCTGGTCCGCGACGACGACGGCACCGCCACCGAATACCCGCTGGACTGCCTGATATTCGCCACCGGATTCGAGGTCGGCACCGACTACCGCCGCCGCACCGGTTTCGAGGTCATCGGCCGCGACGGGGTGACGCTGAGCGAGAAGTGGGCCGACGGTGTGCGCACCCTGCACGGGCTGCACGTCAACGGCTTCCCGAACTGCTTCATCGCCAGCATCGCGCAATCCGGGTTCACGGTGAACTTCCCGTACCTGATCGGCACCCAGGCCCGGCACACCGCGTGGGTGATCGCCTGGGCGCTGCACCACGGCGTCGACGAGATCGAGGCGACCGCCGAGGCCGAGACGGCCTGGGTCAACACCGTGCTAGACCGCTCGGTCGTCATCGCCGGCCGCCGGGAATCCTGCACGCCCGGCTACTACAACCGGGAGGGCCAGGTCAGCGCCCGGCTGAACCAGGACAGCTACTTCTTCGGCGGCCCAACCGAATACGCCGACATCCTGGAGGCCTGGCGGGAGGCGGAGAACCTCGACGGCCTGACCGTCACCGTCCGGGGACGCCTGTGA
- a CDS encoding aldehyde dehydrogenase, whose amino-acid sequence MNTPLLIDGELVAGSAGEFGTVNPATEEILGTAADADAGDLDRAIAAARRAFDDTDWPRDTALRVGCLRQLHTALTDEIEHLRAITVAEVGAPVSLTYGGQLQMPVDSLAYVADLAENYSWKSDLGEAAPFGRPTRRTQVREATGVVGAVTPWNFPHQLNLAKLGPALAAGNTVVLKAAPDTPWCAAELGRIIAERTDFPPGTVNIITAADHGIGAQLTADPRVDLVSFTGSTATGRAVMAAASATVKRVFLELGGKSAYIVLDDADLGAACAAAAAGVAMHAGQGCAFTTRLLVPRDRYDEAVAAASAAMAGIGFGDPTDPATVCGPLISARQRDRVQGYLRLALAEGGRFGCGGGRPADRSSGFYIEPTVIGGLTNDARVAREEIFGPVLVVLAHDGDADAVRIANDSPYGLSGAVAGADPDRVDRVASRLRTGTINVNGGVWYSADVPFGGYKQSGVGREMGLVGFEEYLQTKVIATGTG is encoded by the coding sequence GTGAACACACCCCTGCTGATCGACGGCGAGCTGGTCGCCGGATCGGCCGGGGAATTCGGCACCGTCAACCCGGCCACCGAGGAAATCCTGGGCACCGCCGCCGACGCCGACGCCGGCGACCTGGACCGGGCGATCGCCGCGGCCCGGCGGGCCTTCGACGACACCGACTGGCCACGCGACACGGCGCTGCGCGTGGGATGCCTGCGACAGCTGCACACCGCACTGACCGACGAGATCGAGCACCTGCGGGCGATCACCGTCGCCGAGGTCGGCGCCCCGGTATCGCTGACCTACGGCGGCCAGCTGCAGATGCCGGTGGACAGCCTGGCCTACGTCGCCGACCTCGCCGAAAACTACTCGTGGAAAAGCGATCTCGGCGAAGCCGCGCCGTTCGGCAGACCGACGCGGCGCACCCAGGTGCGGGAGGCGACCGGGGTGGTCGGCGCGGTGACACCGTGGAACTTCCCGCACCAGCTGAACCTGGCCAAACTCGGCCCCGCGCTGGCCGCCGGCAACACCGTCGTGCTCAAGGCCGCCCCCGACACGCCCTGGTGCGCCGCCGAACTCGGCCGGATCATCGCCGAGCGCACCGACTTCCCGCCCGGCACCGTCAACATCATCACCGCCGCCGATCACGGTATCGGCGCGCAGCTGACCGCCGACCCGCGCGTCGACCTGGTGTCTTTCACCGGATCCACGGCCACCGGCCGGGCGGTGATGGCGGCGGCGTCGGCGACCGTCAAACGGGTGTTCCTGGAACTGGGCGGCAAGTCGGCCTACATCGTGCTCGACGACGCCGACCTGGGTGCGGCGTGCGCCGCGGCGGCCGCCGGGGTCGCCATGCACGCCGGCCAGGGCTGCGCGTTCACCACCCGGCTGCTGGTGCCCCGGGACCGCTACGACGAGGCGGTGGCCGCGGCGTCGGCGGCCATGGCGGGTATCGGTTTCGGCGACCCGACCGACCCGGCCACGGTCTGCGGCCCGCTGATCTCTGCCCGACAGCGCGACCGGGTCCAGGGCTACCTGCGGCTGGCACTGGCCGAGGGCGGCCGGTTCGGCTGCGGCGGCGGGCGGCCGGCGGACCGGAGCAGCGGCTTCTACATCGAGCCGACGGTGATCGGCGGGCTGACCAACGATGCCCGGGTGGCCCGCGAGGAGATCTTCGGGCCGGTGTTGGTAGTGCTGGCCCACGACGGCGACGCCGACGCGGTGCGCATCGCCAACGATTCGCCCTACGGACTGTCCGGCGCGGTGGCCGGCGCCGACCCGGACCGGGTCGACCGGGTGGCGTCGCGGCTGCGCACCGGCACCATCAACGTCAACGGTGGCGTCTGGTACAGCGCCGACGTCCCGTTCGGCGGCTACAAGCAATCCGGTGTCGGTCGGGAGATGGGCCTGGTCGGTTTCGAGGAGTACCTGCAGACGAAGGTGATCGCCACCGGCACCGGCTGA
- a CDS encoding GNAT family N-acetyltransferase, whose protein sequence is MSTASVLIAPESTTAISIPRYTLLLSSDPEHIEAAQRLRHRVFTCEPGYTLDSDSPGFESGRDADRFDEYCDHLLVREDNSGEFVGCYRMLPPPGAIAAGGLYTATEFDVTELDVLRPSMVEMGRAVVRDDHRNGAVVLLMWGGILAYLDRSGYDFVTGCVSVPIAGDDGEPPATRIRGVRDFVKRRHASEYTMHPYRPVVIDGKALDEIEAPARVTVPPLMRGYLRLGAKVCGDPAHDPDFGVGDFPALLDKRHADVRYLKRLRSAGAAAADAR, encoded by the coding sequence ATGAGCACTGCATCTGTACTCATCGCCCCCGAATCCACCACCGCCATCTCGATCCCGCGCTACACCTTGCTGTTGTCGTCGGACCCCGAGCACATCGAGGCCGCACAGCGTCTGCGTCACCGGGTGTTCACCTGCGAACCCGGATACACCCTCGACAGCGACAGTCCCGGTTTCGAATCCGGAAGGGACGCCGACCGGTTCGACGAATACTGCGATCACCTGCTGGTCCGCGAGGACAACTCCGGTGAATTCGTCGGCTGCTACCGCATGCTGCCCCCGCCGGGCGCCATCGCCGCCGGCGGCCTCTACACCGCAACGGAATTCGACGTCACCGAGCTCGATGTACTGCGCCCCTCGATGGTCGAGATGGGCCGCGCCGTGGTGCGCGACGACCACCGCAACGGTGCCGTCGTACTGCTGATGTGGGGCGGAATCCTGGCCTACCTGGACCGCAGCGGCTACGACTTCGTCACCGGCTGCGTCTCGGTGCCCATCGCCGGAGACGACGGCGAACCGCCGGCCACCCGGATCCGCGGCGTGCGTGACTTCGTGAAACGCCGGCACGCCAGCGAATACACCATGCACCCGTACCGGCCGGTCGTCATCGACGGCAAGGCGCTCGACGAGATCGAGGCGCCCGCCCGGGTCACCGTGCCGCCGCTGATGCGCGGATACCTGAGGTTGGGCGCCAAGGTGTGTGGGGATCCCGCCCACGACCCGGACTTCGGTGTCGGCGACTTCCCGGCGCTGCTGGACAAACGCCACGCCGACGTTCGCTACCTCAAGCGGCTGCGTTCGGCGGGCGCGGCCGCGGCGGATGCCCGGTGA
- a CDS encoding lysophospholipid acyltransferase family protein, whose protein sequence is MNAANPWVPQAPCDTGCLHAGTDPSGNRAARAWRITLRTAALLILAPGLPLLPLAGLLGPGRPHVQRAYCRLVLRALGVRVTVTGGVIRNLRGVLVVGNHTSWADIFAVGAVLPGTFVAKAEMVGWPGLGQLARMLRVIPIERGSLRELPTVVATVAHRLRAGKTVVAFPEGTTWCGLAHGRFAPALFQAAVDARRPVQPLRVTYRHRDGRVSTAAAYIGEDTLGASIKRLMTARFTVAHLHVGELLLPDVGRRALAARAQAEVTGTTSTTNTTGINCITVTARHAALAA, encoded by the coding sequence GTGAACGCCGCGAACCCCTGGGTGCCCCAGGCACCGTGTGACACCGGGTGCCTGCACGCCGGCACCGACCCCTCCGGCAACCGAGCCGCCCGGGCCTGGCGGATCACCCTGCGAACCGCCGCGCTGCTGATCCTGGCGCCGGGACTGCCGCTACTGCCGCTGGCCGGCCTGCTCGGCCCCGGCCGGCCGCACGTCCAGCGCGCCTACTGCCGGCTGGTGCTGCGGGCACTCGGGGTGCGGGTCACCGTCACCGGCGGGGTGATCCGCAACCTGCGCGGGGTGCTGGTGGTCGGCAACCACACCTCCTGGGCGGACATCTTCGCCGTCGGCGCGGTGCTGCCCGGCACCTTCGTCGCCAAGGCCGAGATGGTCGGCTGGCCCGGCCTGGGCCAGCTGGCCCGGATGCTGCGGGTCATCCCGATCGAGCGCGGCAGCCTGCGGGAACTACCCACCGTGGTCGCCACCGTTGCGCACCGGCTGCGGGCGGGCAAGACCGTGGTGGCCTTCCCCGAAGGCACCACCTGGTGCGGCCTGGCGCACGGCCGGTTCGCCCCGGCGCTGTTCCAGGCGGCCGTGGACGCCCGTCGCCCGGTCCAGCCGCTGCGGGTGACCTACCGCCATCGCGACGGCCGGGTGTCCACTGCGGCGGCCTACATCGGCGAGGACACCTTGGGCGCCTCGATCAAGCGGCTGATGACCGCCCGGTTCACCGTCGCGCACCTGCACGTCGGCGAGTTGCTGCTGCCCGATGTGGGCCGTCGCGCCCTGGCGGCGCGAGCCCAGGCCGAGGTCACCGGCACCACAAGCACCACAAATACCACCGGCATCAACTGCATCACGGTCACCGCCCGGCACGCCGCGCTGGCGGCCTGA
- a CDS encoding cysteine desulfurase family protein, which translates to MTPARPVYLDHAATTPMHPQAIEAMTAVLGTVGNASALHGAGRSARRRLEEAREQLAAALGARPSEVIFTAGGTESDNLAVKGIFWARRAADPRRRRIVCTAVEHHAVADAVEWLAAHEGAVITVLPTGADGSVHPDALRTVLTEHDDVALVTAMWANNEVGTVLPVAELAAVAAEFGVPMHSDAVQAIGALPVDFAAVRLAAVSLSAHKFGGPIGIGALLLRRDIACVPLTHGGGQERDVRSGTPDVASAVAMAVAAQIAVDGLDAYRGRIGGLRDRLIDGVLSSIDDVVLNGAAGTARLPGNAHFTFRGCEGDSLLMLLDANGIECSTGSACTAGVARPSHVLLAMGADPETARGSLRLTLGHTSTDADVDAALTALPPVVERARHAALAGAGGWL; encoded by the coding sequence ATGACGCCCGCCCGTCCGGTCTATCTGGACCACGCCGCCACCACCCCGATGCATCCGCAAGCCATCGAGGCGATGACGGCGGTGCTGGGCACCGTCGGCAACGCCTCGGCGCTGCACGGGGCGGGCCGGTCGGCCCGGCGCCGGCTGGAGGAGGCCCGCGAGCAACTCGCCGCCGCCCTCGGGGCCCGCCCGTCGGAAGTCATCTTCACCGCCGGCGGTACCGAGAGTGACAATCTCGCCGTCAAGGGCATCTTCTGGGCCCGCCGCGCAGCCGACCCGCGGCGCCGGCGCATCGTGTGCACGGCCGTCGAACACCACGCCGTCGCCGACGCGGTGGAATGGTTGGCTGCTCACGAGGGCGCCGTGATCACCGTGCTGCCCACCGGGGCCGACGGCTCGGTGCATCCGGACGCGCTGCGCACGGTACTGACCGAGCACGACGACGTCGCCCTGGTCACCGCGATGTGGGCCAACAACGAAGTCGGAACCGTTTTACCGGTGGCCGAACTGGCCGCGGTGGCAGCAGAATTCGGTGTGCCGATGCACAGTGACGCGGTGCAGGCGATCGGCGCGCTACCGGTGGACTTCGCCGCCGTCCGATTGGCGGCGGTCAGCCTGAGCGCACACAAGTTCGGCGGGCCGATCGGCATCGGCGCGCTGCTGCTGCGCCGCGACATCGCCTGTGTGCCACTGACGCACGGCGGCGGCCAGGAGCGCGACGTGCGTTCGGGCACCCCCGATGTGGCGTCGGCGGTGGCGATGGCGGTGGCCGCGCAGATCGCCGTCGATGGCCTGGACGCGTACCGCGGGCGCATCGGCGGGCTGCGCGACCGGCTGATCGACGGTGTGCTGTCGAGCATCGACGACGTGGTGCTCAACGGCGCCGCCGGCACGGCCCGGCTACCGGGCAACGCGCACTTCACCTTCCGCGGCTGCGAAGGCGACTCCTTGCTGATGCTGTTGGACGCCAACGGAATCGAATGCTCCACCGGATCGGCGTGCACCGCCGGGGTGGCCCGGCCGTCGCACGTGCTGCTGGCCATGGGCGCCGACCCGGAGACCGCCCGCGGTTCGCTGCGACTGACCCTGGGGCACACCAGCACCGACGCCGACGTCGACGCCGCGCTCACGGCGCTGCCACCCGTGGTGGAGCGCGCCCGGCACGCCGCGCTGGCCGGTGCGGGAGGTTGGCTGTGA
- the mnmA gene encoding tRNA 2-thiouridine(34) synthase MnmA, with product MRVLVAMSGGVDSSVAAARLVDAGHDVVGVHLALSTAPGTLRSGSRGCCSKEDANDARRVGDVLGIPFYVWDFADRFKAEVIDDFVDAYARGETPNPCVRCNERIKFSALAARAVALGFDALATGHYARLGEGRLRRAVDADKDQSYVLAVLTAEQLRRSLFPIGDSPKSVIRAEAAARGLLTADKPDSHDICFIPSGDTRAFLGERIGVRPGAVVDATGTVLAEHDGVHGFTIGQRKGLGIAGPGPDGNPRYVTGIDAATGTVRVGTAQDLEVVELTGHDPVFTSGNPLAGPVEGQIQVRAHGGITDCVVEIVDGALRARLRRPLRGVAPGQTMVFYRPDPDGDEVLASATIGATG from the coding sequence ATGCGTGTTCTGGTCGCCATGAGTGGCGGGGTGGATTCCTCGGTGGCAGCGGCCCGGCTGGTCGATGCCGGCCACGACGTTGTCGGCGTGCACCTGGCATTGTCCACCGCACCGGGCACCCTGCGCAGCGGATCCCGCGGCTGCTGCTCGAAGGAGGACGCCAATGACGCCCGCCGCGTCGGCGACGTCCTCGGGATCCCTTTCTACGTCTGGGATTTCGCCGACCGGTTCAAGGCCGAGGTGATCGACGACTTCGTCGACGCCTACGCCCGCGGCGAGACCCCCAACCCGTGCGTACGGTGCAACGAGCGGATCAAGTTCTCCGCGCTGGCCGCCCGGGCGGTGGCACTCGGCTTCGACGCCCTGGCCACCGGCCACTACGCCCGGCTCGGCGAGGGCCGGCTGCGCCGCGCCGTCGACGCCGACAAGGACCAGTCCTATGTGCTGGCGGTGCTGACCGCCGAGCAGCTGCGCCGGTCACTGTTCCCGATCGGCGACAGCCCCAAATCCGTGATCCGCGCCGAGGCCGCCGCCCGCGGCCTGCTCACCGCGGACAAGCCTGACAGCCACGACATCTGCTTCATCCCGTCGGGGGATACCCGCGCGTTCCTGGGCGAGCGGATCGGGGTGCGCCCGGGCGCGGTCGTCGACGCGACGGGCACCGTCCTCGCCGAGCACGACGGCGTCCACGGCTTCACCATCGGCCAGCGCAAAGGTCTGGGCATTGCCGGCCCCGGCCCCGACGGCAACCCGCGCTACGTCACCGGTATCGACGCCGCCACCGGCACCGTGCGGGTCGGAACCGCGCAGGACCTCGAGGTCGTCGAGCTGACCGGCCACGATCCGGTTTTCACCTCCGGTAACCCGCTGGCCGGCCCGGTCGAGGGCCAGATCCAGGTGCGCGCGCACGGCGGCATCACCGACTGCGTCGTCGAGATTGTCGACGGGGCGCTGCGGGCCCGGCTGCGCCGGCCGCTGCGCGGGGTGGCGCCGGGTCAGACCATGGTGTTCTACCGTCCGGATCCCGACGGTGACGAGGTGCTGGCCAGCGCCACCATCGGCGCCACCGGCTGA
- a CDS encoding methionine synthase, which yields MSIFATATAIGSWPGTSARHAAEVVVGELHSLTPLPELPARGVGADLIGRAGALLVDIFIDTTPRGYRLAARPGAVTRRAGALLREDLDALEEAWEKAGLRGSGRPVKIAAPGPITLAAELELGGGHRAITDRSAVRDLTDSLAEGVAGRVAELARRLETTVVVQLDEPSLPMALAGRLAGVTALSAVHPIDAPVAVELLDTCAAAIGTPIAVHCCATDIPWEVLQRSRIDAASVDVTTLDAADLDGLGTFVDGGRTVLLGVVPATAPAHRPHAEQVAAAAAEVTDRLGFARSVLAERIGITPACGLAGATEAWARTAIELCQRVADGIATDPDSA from the coding sequence GTGAGCATCTTCGCGACCGCCACCGCCATCGGGTCCTGGCCGGGCACCTCCGCGCGCCACGCCGCCGAGGTTGTCGTGGGGGAGTTGCATTCCCTGACGCCGCTGCCGGAACTGCCCGCCCGCGGGGTGGGTGCGGACCTGATCGGCCGGGCGGGTGCACTGCTGGTGGACATCTTCATCGACACCACCCCGCGCGGATACCGGCTGGCGGCCCGTCCCGGTGCGGTCACCCGCCGCGCGGGGGCGCTGCTGCGCGAGGATCTCGACGCCCTGGAGGAGGCCTGGGAGAAGGCCGGCCTGCGCGGCAGCGGACGCCCGGTCAAGATCGCCGCCCCCGGTCCGATCACCCTGGCCGCGGAGCTGGAACTCGGTGGCGGGCACCGGGCGATCACCGATCGCTCGGCGGTGCGTGACCTGACCGACTCGCTGGCCGAGGGGGTCGCCGGCCGGGTGGCCGAGCTGGCCCGGCGGCTGGAGACGACGGTCGTCGTTCAGCTCGACGAACCGTCGCTGCCGATGGCGCTGGCCGGTCGGCTGGCCGGCGTCACCGCGCTCTCGGCCGTGCACCCGATCGACGCGCCGGTCGCGGTGGAGCTTCTCGACACCTGCGCCGCGGCCATCGGCACTCCGATCGCGGTGCACTGCTGCGCGACCGATATCCCGTGGGAAGTCTTGCAGCGCAGCCGAATCGACGCCGCATCGGTGGATGTGACGACGCTCGACGCCGCCGACCTCGACGGGCTCGGCACGTTCGTCGACGGCGGTCGCACGGTGCTGCTCGGGGTGGTCCCGGCGACCGCGCCGGCTCACCGTCCACACGCCGAGCAGGTGGCCGCCGCGGCGGCCGAGGTCACCGACCGGCTGGGCTTCGCCCGCTCGGTGCTCGCCGAGCGGATCGGCATCACCCCGGCGTGCGGCCTGGCCGGCGCCACCGAGGCCTGGGCGCGCACCGCGATCGAGCTGTGCCAGCGGGTCGCCGACGGGATCGCCACCGACCCCGACTCGGCGTGA
- a CDS encoding MmcQ/YjbR family DNA-binding protein, with translation MPHPIMFSDDDPGLAEVRRIALGLPEAFEKIAHGRPSFCVPKMFAIYGGNIRNPGTSMTPVPHSVLFKVDESERTALEQDRRFFFPAYVGPFGWLGLDFDAAPVDWTEVGELIDASYRLTAAKRLIKQLDAATGD, from the coding sequence ATGCCGCACCCGATCATGTTCTCCGACGACGATCCGGGCCTGGCCGAGGTGCGCCGCATCGCCCTGGGCCTGCCCGAGGCTTTCGAGAAGATCGCCCACGGCCGGCCGTCGTTCTGCGTGCCGAAGATGTTCGCCATCTACGGCGGCAACATCCGCAACCCGGGAACCTCCATGACCCCGGTCCCGCACAGCGTGCTGTTCAAGGTCGACGAGTCCGAGCGCACGGCGCTGGAGCAGGACCGCAGGTTCTTCTTCCCGGCCTATGTCGGCCCGTTCGGCTGGCTCGGCCTGGATTTCGACGCCGCGCCGGTGGACTGGACCGAGGTCGGCGAGCTCATCGACGCGTCCTACCGGCTGACCGCCGCCAAACGCCTGATCAAACAGCTCGACGCCGCGACCGGCGACTGA